The genomic segment ACGAAGTCTGAACGAGGATGTCGTCATGCCTGAACCTGGTGTCAACGAAGCCATCGCAAGCGTTCTCGGTGACGCCTCGCTGAGCAGGCAGAGCAAGGTCGCAAGGCTGCGCCAGCTCGAGGCCGATGCCCTGGCCAAGCAGCGTGGCGGCACCGAAGGTCTCGAGCCTGACCGGCCCGATGACGGAGAGGAATTGCGTGCCATCGAACGCGCCTTGATGTCACTGGGCGAGACCGCCGTCGACCAGGGTCCCGCTTCGCTCTAGCTGGCGCGGCGGCACCACCACGACCAGCGCGCCAGGGTGGATCTTGAGTTCGATCCGCTCGTCGAGTGGAATCAACTCGCCATCGATAACGGCATTGGCCGACCGCTTGCGCTTGGGAAAGCTCAGCGTCACTTCGCGCACTTCGCGCTCCGAGACATCCGGATGCGTGCGCCAGCGCCCGAACAGGACGGCCACCAGAAGCTTGGCGAGCGTCCATTCGGACATCGGCTTGGCGATATAGACCCCGAGAACGCCACGATCATGCGTGTCGGCATAGGGAATGTGCCAGTCGCCCACCGGGTTGTTGGAGACTTCGATTCCCGCCGCCTCCCATCGCTCGACGCCTCTGGGCGTTTGCACTTCGGCGAGGAACCGCGGCGGGCGGATGATCGTGGCGCCGACCGCCCGCACGCTGGCCGCCATCTTTCCGATCCGGCTGTGATAGGTCAGCCCGTCGCGGATGCGCACCAGGCGCGCGTGGACGCCGACCCCGAACTGATGCACGAAGGCCTGGCCATTCGCCGTTGCAATATCGGCCTTGCCGAACTCCCCGGCCGCCAGCGCCTCGAGGGCATCGGTCAGGACGAGCGGAATACCGAGTGTGCGCGCGAAAAGGTTCATGGTCCCGGCCGGCAGGACCGCCAGCGGCACCCCGGTGCGGAAGGCCACCGCGGCGGCCGTCGAGATCGTGCCGTCCCCGCCGCCTGCGAGAAGAACGTCGACTTCTCCCTCGCCCGCGGCCTCTGAGAGTGCGTCGGAAACCTCGCGGCCCGCCACGATCCGGCAATCAAGGGTGTGGCCGTGCCGGGCGAAAATGGCGCGCGCCTCCTGGCAGAACGCCTCCATGTCCGTGGTCTTGAAGGTGCCACCGTCCCTGTTGAAGATGCCGACGAAATGCAAGCCAGACCTCCTGGGTCAGATAAGGGGTCTCGGCCCCTCCGGCAGGCCGTCCCATCCCGCGATTGCCTTGAGTTCCTCGACATCGAGCACCTCGCATGCCCGATCGTGCCATTTGATGAGATTGCGGGCCGCCAGCTTGCGCAAGGTTTTATTGGTGTGGACGATAGAAAGCCCGAGCGTATCGGCTACGTGCTGCTGCGTGATGGGGATCAACAGCCGCGCGGGCGGCGGCGCGAGGACCGAACGCGCGCGCTCGTGAATGAAGGCCAGAAGATAGGACGCCCGCTCGAGCGCCGTGCGCCGGCCAACGCTGAGCAGGTTCTCGTCCAACATGCGTTCTTCACGCGAGGCGAGCCAGGTCACATCGAACCCCAGGCCAGGATGGTTCCGGAACAGTTGCGGCAGGCGGCTGCGCTGAAAGATGCAGAACGCGGACGGCGCAAGCGTTTCCACGGAATGCTCCATCTCGCCCAGCACCGACCCCTGCAACCCCACGAGATCGCCCGGCACCAGGTAGTTGAGGATTTGCCGGCGCCCATCCTCGAGGGTCTTGTAGCGGAAAGCCCATCCGGAGAGCAGCGTGAAGAGGTGTGCGCTGTGCGCCCCCTCTGAGAGAATCACGGCTCCTGCTTCGGCCACCAGTTCGCCGGTCTTGAAACTGGAAACGAATTTGAGCTCGGTGTCGGTGAAGTTGCGAAAGTGCGGGAGGGCGCGCAACGGGCATTGCTCGCAGGCCACTTGCCGGGTCGTTGATGGCGTCCGATTCAACCGCGTCTCCCGATCCACCACATGTCTTAGTTAAATGACGCTGCCCCGCGACGCGCTCCATAGTCACCCATTGCGAACAAGGGACTTGCAGCATGCTCCGCGGAAAGCGTCTCCTCGTTGTCGAAGAGGAGTTCCTCGTCGCCATCGACATTCAACACATCCTGGAATCCGGCAACGTGGCCAAGACCACCTTTGCCCGCTCGACTGAAGAGGCGCTGGCCCTCGCCGACCAGTTTGCCGACTTCGACATCGCCGTCGTGCAGGTCCCCGATTCCAGCCCCACGGCCGAAGCCCTGGTCTCCAAACTGGATGCAAGCGGCGTCGCCGTCGTCCTCACGTCCTTCGACGCCACCCACCGCCATGGCCATCCCGGGCATCCCGGACTGGCCACGGTGATAAAGCCCTTCATCGCCGAGGAGCTTTTGCGGGCGTGCCTGCAACCGCAGCCCGTCAGAGATTGTGAGTCATGACCTGGGAGGAAACGGCGTCAGGTCCGAAGTCGGCTTCCCCGGAAATCTCGAGCATTTCCTGAAGCCTGGCACGCGCCCGGCTGACACGGCTCTTCATGGTTCCGATGGCGCAGTCGCAGATTTCGGCGGCCTCTTCATATGAGAACCCGGACGCGCCGATCAGGATCAGCGCCTCGCGTTGATCGTCCGGCAAACGATCGAGCGCCTTCTTGAAGTCCTGCATGTCCATCGAGCCGTACTGGCTCGGATGCACGGATAGCCGGTCGGTGAAGACGCCGTCGACGTCCTGAACTTCGCGGCCGCGCTTGCGCATCTGGCTGTAAAATTCGTTGCGCAGGATGGTGAAGAGCCACGCCTTGATATTGGTGCCGAGCGCGAAGCTCTCCTGCTTGGCCCATGCCTTGAGAACAGTGTCCTGCACCAGGTCGTCGGCACGGTCGTGCCGCCCGGCAAGGGACACTGCAAAAGCACGAAGGCTCGGCAGCGTTGCCAGCAACTCACGCTTGAAAGACAGTTCGGGAGCGGTCATGCCGTCATTCCCCCTGAGGGATCTTCTTCTGCCGGGTCTCAGCCTGATCGAGCTGCTCCAGCAAATCCAGCAACTTGGTCGGTATGCCCTCGTCCTGCACAGCCCCGTAGAGCGAGCGCAACCGAGCCCCGATATCGGTGTTTGGACCGAGCCCGTCGTCCACCTGGCCATACCGCACGCGGCCTTGTGCCCGTGTCGAGCCCTTTTCCTTCATAATCATTGCCCTGACCGTCTATTTATATTCGCCTGTGCGATCCAAAATGCGCTCGATCAAAAAAAGTTCCAACTTTTGCGGAACGAGTTTGCAGCATCACACGTTTTACCCCGCATTAAGGACCAAAGCGCGATCGGGGAGATCATTAGAATGACGCTTTCAACGCGGATCGCACCGCACCTTCCTTACTTGCGGCGCTTCTCGCGCGCGACCACGGGATCGCAATCTTCGGGCGATGCCTATGTGGCCGCCACCCTCGAGGCACTGATCGGAGACACATCCATCTTTCCAGAGGCCAGTAATGACAGAATCGCACTCTACAAGCTGTTTTCGGCCCTCTTTTCAGCCACCGACGTAAAGGTGCCCGAACCGGCCTCCTCGCTGGCCTGGGAACAGACGGCAGCGATGAACCTCGCGGCTCTTGCGCCCGTTCCGCGCCAGGCATTCCTTCTCGTTTCCGTCGAAGGCTTCACCCACGACGAGGCTGCCGAAATCCTGGGCGTCAGCCCCGAGGAATTCGAGTCCCTGCTCGAAGAGGCTTCCATCGAGATTTCGCGCCAGGTGGCGACCGACATCCTGATCATCGAGGATGAACCACTCATCGCCATGGATATCGAACAACTGGTCGAGAGCCTCGGTCACAACGTGGTCGGCATTGCCCGCACGCACCGCGAGGCCGTGGCGCAGTTCGCCAAGAACCAGCCCAAGATGATCCTGGCGGATATCCAGCTTGCCGACGGCTCCTCGGGCATCGACGCGGTCAACGAAATCCTCAACAGCCACTCGGTCCCGGTGATCTTCATCACAGCGTTCCCCGAGCGGTTGCTGACCGGTGAACGACCGGAACCCACGTTCCTCGTCACCAAGCCGTTCAACCCCGACATGGTCAAGGCGCTCATCAGCCAGGCGCTCTTCTTCAACGAAGGCTCGCGCGCCGCAGCCTGACCGCCATTTACCGAGAGATTTCAAAGGGCCGGGTCGCATCCCGGCCCTTTGTATTTGGGAACTGGCCAGCGCTCAGAGGCGTTGATCAACCGGTACGAAAGAACAAAGGAGCCTCAAAAATGCTCTATTACGCACTGGTCTTCCTCGTCATTGCACTGGTCGCCGGCGTCCTTGGTTTCGGCGGCATCGCCGGCGCGGCCACGGGTATCGCCCAGATCCTCTTCTTCCTGTTCCTGGCTCTGCTGCTGATCTCGGTGGTCGTGGGCCTGATCAGGCGAACTTAGGCGCAGACCCGAACCTCGTCCATCCAGGCGGCTTCAACTCTCGTTGGAGCCGCCTTCTTCATGGAGCAGGAAAGAGCGCGTCGGTGCGGCCGCTCCAGTAATAGGCGAGCAGCCCGATCCACTCCTTGATGGCCACGGAGGCCGTATTGACGTTGAAGGACGGCTCGGCGAGTTCGAGACCAAAGCCCGGCTCGGGCACGGCCCGATAATCGACGGGCCACGGCACGACATCGACACCCGCCTGGCGGAAGATCCCCATCGAACGCGGCATATGGAAGGCCGACGTCACCAGCAGTACGGATTGGCCTGGCGCCACCTCGAGGAGAGATTTGGTGAACTCGACATTTTCGGCGGTGTTGCGGGATTCCCCCTCGAACACCAGACGGTCCGCCGGCACGCCCAGGCGCTGGTAGAACCGTCGCGCAATATCGGCGTCCGTTTCCCCGGGTTGGAAAGGATTGCCTACCCCGCCAGTCACCACGATCTTTGCGTTTGGGTACCGATTGGCGAGATAGAGGGCTTCCACGAACCGGTCACCGGAATCGCGCAATTCCTCGTTGCCCCGCGCCAGGCTCACCACACCTCCGAAGCCGCCCCCCAGCACCAGGATGACGCCGACGTCGTCGGGTGCTGTCGCGGGCCGCGCGAACCGGTTCTCCAGGGGAGCGATCAGCAAGGCTCCCAGGGTCGTGAAGGCGAACAGGCCAAGCAGGACCAGCGCCCCCAGCGACAGGCCCGCTCCGAGCCGGCGCCAATTGCGCCAATAGGCGAGAATTCCAGCCAAAATCAGCAGAAAAACCAGTGACAAGGGTTGCGCCACCAGCCAAAGAACTTTTGAGAGCATGAAGAACATGCCCAGACGAATAGCCGAGCGGCGTCCGGCACGAAAGCAGGGAACGGACTTTCCCTCTTGCTATCTGCGTGCGTTCTGCTTTGCTGGCGCGCCGAGGGGCCAACAGGATTCAATGACAAGCGTTGATTATTCCGCGACACCCAGCGTGACGCCCGGCAACGAAAAAAAGCCGGTCATCGAACTAGATGACTTGCACAAATCCTTTGGCTCGCTTGAAGTTCTCAAGGGTATTTCTCTTGCCGCACGCCAGGGCGAAGTCATTTCGCTGATCGGCTCGTCAGGCTCGGGCAAGTCTACGCTGCTGCGTTGCATCAACATGCTAGAGGTGCCCGACCGCGGAACCGTCGCCATCGACGGCGAGGTCATCGACCTCGCGGGCACGCCCCCGCAT from the Youhaiella tibetensis genome contains:
- a CDS encoding Crp/Fnr family transcriptional regulator gives rise to the protein MNRTPSTTRQVACEQCPLRALPHFRNFTDTELKFVSSFKTGELVAEAGAVILSEGAHSAHLFTLLSGWAFRYKTLEDGRRQILNYLVPGDLVGLQGSVLGEMEHSVETLAPSAFCIFQRSRLPQLFRNHPGLGFDVTWLASREERMLDENLLSVGRRTALERASYLLAFIHERARSVLAPPPARLLIPITQQHVADTLGLSIVHTNKTLRKLAARNLIKWHDRACEVLDVEELKAIAGWDGLPEGPRPLI
- a CDS encoding diacylglycerol/lipid kinase family protein; this encodes MHFVGIFNRDGGTFKTTDMEAFCQEARAIFARHGHTLDCRIVAGREVSDALSEAAGEGEVDVLLAGGGDGTISTAAAVAFRTGVPLAVLPAGTMNLFARTLGIPLVLTDALEALAAGEFGKADIATANGQAFVHQFGVGVHARLVRIRDGLTYHSRIGKMAASVRAVGATIIRPPRFLAEVQTPRGVERWEAAGIEVSNNPVGDWHIPYADTHDRGVLGVYIAKPMSEWTLAKLLVAVLFGRWRTHPDVSEREVREVTLSFPKRKRSANAVIDGELIPLDERIELKIHPGALVVVVPPRQLERSGTLVDGGLAQ
- a CDS encoding DUF1328 domain-containing protein, whose translation is MLYYALVFLVIALVAGVLGFGGIAGAATGIAQILFFLFLALLLISVVVGLIRRT
- a CDS encoding response regulator — its product is MTLSTRIAPHLPYLRRFSRATTGSQSSGDAYVAATLEALIGDTSIFPEASNDRIALYKLFSALFSATDVKVPEPASSLAWEQTAAMNLAALAPVPRQAFLLVSVEGFTHDEAAEILGVSPEEFESLLEEASIEISRQVATDILIIEDEPLIAMDIEQLVESLGHNVVGIARTHREAVAQFAKNQPKMILADIQLADGSSGIDAVNEILNSHSVPVIFITAFPERLLTGERPEPTFLVTKPFNPDMVKALISQALFFNEGSRAAA
- a CDS encoding YdcF family protein, whose protein sequence is MSLVFLLILAGILAYWRNWRRLGAGLSLGALVLLGLFAFTTLGALLIAPLENRFARPATAPDDVGVILVLGGGFGGVVSLARGNEELRDSGDRFVEALYLANRYPNAKIVVTGGVGNPFQPGETDADIARRFYQRLGVPADRLVFEGESRNTAENVEFTKSLLEVAPGQSVLLVTSAFHMPRSMGIFRQAGVDVVPWPVDYRAVPEPGFGLELAEPSFNVNTASVAIKEWIGLLAYYWSGRTDALFPAP
- a CDS encoding response regulator; its protein translation is MLRGKRLLVVEEEFLVAIDIQHILESGNVAKTTFARSTEEALALADQFADFDIAVVQVPDSSPTAEALVSKLDASGVAVVLTSFDATHRHGHPGHPGLATVIKPFIAEELLRACLQPQPVRDCES
- a CDS encoding NepR family anti-sigma factor → MKEKGSTRAQGRVRYGQVDDGLGPNTDIGARLRSLYGAVQDEGIPTKLLDLLEQLDQAETRQKKIPQGE
- a CDS encoding RNA polymerase sigma factor: MTAPELSFKRELLATLPSLRAFAVSLAGRHDRADDLVQDTVLKAWAKQESFALGTNIKAWLFTILRNEFYSQMRKRGREVQDVDGVFTDRLSVHPSQYGSMDMQDFKKALDRLPDDQREALILIGASGFSYEEAAEICDCAIGTMKSRVSRARARLQEMLEISGEADFGPDAVSSQVMTHNL